One genomic segment of Buchnera aphidicola (Anoecia oenotherae) includes these proteins:
- the dnaC gene encoding DNA replication protein DnaC, with amino-acid sequence MKKNISFLTRLKKIVPEHVKPKFKTDKELFCWNQKEGILSSNTILERNNTLRFKKALIQSGIRELYINCSFENYQVEHDGHKRVLVAAKRYAEEFNKNIASFIFSGRPGTGKNHLASAIGNYLIVSGKSVLIVTVADLMSNMKGTFNGYSRITEENLLHNLSTVDLLMIDEIGMQIESRYEKVIINQIVDRRSSSKRSTGMLSNLDYRGMQQLLGERVIDRMRLGNGLWLNFEWDSYRQFVNEKKY; translated from the coding sequence ATGAAAAAGAATATTAGTTTTTTGACACGATTAAAAAAGATAGTACCTGAACATGTAAAACCTAAATTTAAAACTGATAAGGAACTATTTTGTTGGAATCAAAAAGAAGGAATTTTGTCTTCTAATACAATTTTAGAAAGGAATAATACGTTAAGATTTAAAAAAGCTTTAATTCAATCTGGAATAAGAGAACTATATATTAATTGTTCTTTCGAAAATTATCAAGTTGAACATGACGGGCATAAAAGAGTTTTAGTTGCTGCTAAACGGTATGCTGAAGAATTTAATAAAAACATAGCTAGTTTTATATTTTCAGGAAGACCTGGAACCGGAAAAAATCATTTAGCTTCTGCTATAGGTAATTATTTGATTGTAAGTGGAAAATCAGTTCTTATTGTAACTGTAGCGGATTTAATGTCAAATATGAAAGGAACTTTCAATGGATATAGTAGGATTACTGAAGAAAATTTATTACATAACTTAAGTACTGTAGATCTGTTAATGATTGATGAAATAGGAATGCAAATAGAATCAAGATATGAAAAAGTAATTATTAATCAAATTGTGGATAGACGATCTTCTTCAAAACGTTCTACTGGTATGTTATCTAATTTAGATTATAGAGGAATGCAGCAGCTTTTAGGAGAGAGAGTAATAGATAGAATGAGATTAGGTAATGGATTATGGTTAAACTTTGAATGGGATAGTTATAGACAGTTTGTTAATGAGAAAAAATATTAG
- the mnmE gene encoding tRNA uridine-5-carboxymethylaminomethyl(34) synthesis GTPase MnmE, which yields MTNSKTIIAQITPIGKSGVGILRISGKQCKKVAKLVLKKIPKERYAEYLDFLNYNGKIIDKGIALWFPSPNSFTGEDTLELQGHGNPIILDMLINTILTVKNVRIAHPGEFSKRAFLNGKIDLIQAEAIADLINSNTEEAAIYSLQSMTGNLSVNISNITKLIIKLRTKIETHINFSYEESIPIDINSINNTLLNILKKLKMIKLSENKGSLLHEGIQLALIGPPNTGKSTLFNRLSLNDSAIVTEIKGTTRDILQEKINLNGNLLHILDTAGLHNTNDKVEKIGIKRTWEKIKQCNYILLILDCSTSYKKNISIYNSILKSSIKENKISIIMNKCDLINKKPGMHYISKLGKCLFVSGKKNTGIHHLRSHLQKIMTNNICSEGLFISKRRHSYILNNILEFLSETIYAWKKNKNIELLAEDLRLIQKKLGKITGEFTTEDLLESIFSTFCIGK from the coding sequence ATGACTAACTCAAAAACTATCATAGCTCAAATAACTCCAATAGGAAAGTCTGGCGTAGGAATATTGAGAATATCAGGAAAACAATGCAAGAAAGTAGCAAAACTAGTATTAAAAAAAATTCCCAAGGAAAGATATGCAGAATATTTAGATTTTTTAAATTATAACGGGAAAATCATAGATAAAGGAATCGCTTTATGGTTCCCATCTCCAAATTCTTTTACAGGGGAAGATACTTTAGAATTGCAAGGACATGGAAATCCTATAATATTAGATATGCTTATAAATACTATTCTTACGGTAAAAAATGTTCGAATAGCTCATCCTGGAGAATTTTCTAAAAGAGCATTTTTAAATGGAAAAATAGATTTAATACAAGCTGAAGCTATAGCTGATTTAATTAATTCTAATACTGAAGAAGCTGCTATTTATTCATTACAATCTATGACAGGTAATTTATCTGTTAATATTTCCAATATTACTAAATTAATAATAAAATTAAGAACTAAAATTGAAACCCATATAAATTTTTCTTATGAAGAATCCATTCCTATTGATATTAATAGTATTAATAATACTTTATTAAATATATTAAAGAAACTAAAAATGATTAAACTATCTGAAAATAAAGGAAGTTTGCTTCATGAAGGAATTCAATTAGCCTTAATAGGACCTCCAAACACTGGAAAATCTACGTTATTTAATCGATTATCACTAAACGACTCCGCGATAGTTACTGAAATAAAAGGAACTACTAGAGATATTTTACAAGAAAAAATAAATCTAAATGGTAACCTACTACACATTTTAGACACAGCTGGATTACATAATACAAATGATAAAGTAGAAAAAATAGGAATTAAGCGAACGTGGGAAAAAATTAAACAATGTAACTACATATTATTAATTTTAGACTGTAGTACATCTTACAAAAAAAATATATCTATTTATAATTCTATACTTAAATCTTCTATAAAAGAAAATAAAATTAGTATTATTATGAATAAATGCGACTTAATCAATAAAAAACCTGGAATGCACTATATTTCAAAATTAGGAAAATGTCTCTTTGTATCTGGAAAAAAAAATACAGGAATACACCATTTAAGATCACATTTACAAAAAATTATGACTAATAACATTTGTTCAGAAGGATTATTTATTTCTAAAAGACGACATTCTTATATATTAAATAATATCTTAGAATTTCTATCAGAAACAATTTATGCGTGGAAAAAAAATAAAAATATAGAACTCTTAGCAGAAGATTTAAGACTAATTCAAAAAAAATTAGGCAAAATAACTGGGGAATTTACTACGGAAGACTTGTTAGAATCTATATTCTCTACTTTTTGTATTGGTAAATAA
- the rsmD gene encoding 16S rRNA (guanine(966)-N(2))-methyltransferase RsmD — translation MKKLKILKNFKKYPKKIRIISGKFRSRIIKLPSFSYNLRPTTSNMRETLFNWLNIVIQDSVCLDCFSGTGALSIESVSRGAKSVTSLEINKNLVNNIKKCLRLISISNIKTICINSTIWLRKRNIKKKFDIVFVDPPFYQGLVQMIINLLEEYNWLKKKSYIYIERENINTNLIIPNCWILYKNKVSKNVIYSLYIRC, via the coding sequence ATGAAAAAATTAAAAATTTTAAAAAATTTTAAAAAATATCCTAAAAAAATACGAATTATTTCTGGAAAATTCCGTTCTAGAATAATTAAACTACCTTCGTTTTCGTATAATTTAAGACCGACGACTAGTAATATGCGAGAAACTCTTTTTAATTGGTTAAATATAGTTATTCAAGATTCTGTTTGTTTAGATTGTTTTTCTGGAACTGGAGCCTTGAGTATAGAATCTGTATCTCGTGGAGCAAAGAGCGTTACATCTCTTGAAATTAATAAAAATTTAGTAAATAATATAAAAAAATGTTTGCGATTAATTTCAATAAGTAATATAAAAACAATTTGTATTAATTCTACCATTTGGTTAAGAAAAAGAAATATAAAAAAAAAGTTTGATATTGTTTTCGTTGATCCTCCTTTTTATCAAGGATTAGTTCAAATGATAATAAATTTATTAGAGGAATATAATTGGTTAAAAAAAAAGTCATATATATATATAGAACGAGAAAATATTAATACTAATTTAATTATACCAAACTGCTGGATTTTATATAAGAATAAAGTATCTAAAAATGTAATATATAGCTTATATATTCGTTGTTAA
- the groL gene encoding chaperonin GroEL (60 kDa chaperone family; promotes refolding of misfolded polypeptides especially under stressful conditions; forms two stacked rings of heptamers to form a barrel-shaped 14mer; ends can be capped by GroES; misfolded proteins enter the barrel where they are refolded when GroES binds) — MAAKDVKFGNEARIKMLRGVNVLADAVKVTLGPKGRNVILDKSFGAPSITKDGVSVAREIELEDKFENMGAQMVKEVASKANDAAGDGTTTATLLAQAIVNEGLKAVAAGMNPMDLKRGIDKAVINAVDELKSLSVPCSDSKAITQVGTISANADEKVGSLIAEAMDKVGNDGVITVEEGTGLQNELEVVKGMQFDRGYLSPYFINKPETGIVELDNPYILMADKKISNIRELLPILEAVAKSSKPLLIISEDLEGEALATLVVNSMRGIVKIAAVKAPGFGDRRKSMLQDISILTSGSVISEELAMNLEKTTLEDLGQAKRVVITKDTTTIIGGIGKKSDIKNRIAQIKQEIQEATSDYDKEKLNERLAKLSGGVAVLKVGAATEVEMKEKKARVEDALHATRAAVEEGVVPGGGVALVRVAQKISKISGQNEDQNVGIRVAVKAMEAPLRQIVSNSGEEPSVVTNNVKDGKDNYGYNAATDEYGDMIKFGILDPTKVTRSALQYAASVAGLMITTECMVTDLPKEEKSDISSPAAGAGMGGMGGMM, encoded by the coding sequence ATGGCTGCTAAAGATGTAAAATTTGGAAACGAAGCAAGAATTAAAATGCTTCGAGGAGTAAATGTATTAGCAGATGCTGTAAAAGTAACTCTAGGACCAAAAGGAAGAAACGTAATTTTAGATAAATCATTTGGAGCTCCAAGTATAACAAAAGACGGAGTGTCTGTAGCTAGAGAAATAGAACTAGAAGATAAATTTGAAAATATGGGTGCTCAAATGGTTAAAGAGGTTGCATCGAAAGCAAACGACGCTGCTGGAGATGGAACAACTACTGCTACATTATTAGCACAAGCTATAGTAAATGAAGGTTTAAAAGCAGTAGCAGCAGGAATGAATCCTATGGATTTAAAAAGAGGAATAGATAAAGCTGTTATTAATGCTGTAGATGAATTAAAATCATTGTCTGTTCCTTGTTCTGATTCTAAAGCAATAACACAAGTTGGAACTATATCAGCAAATGCTGATGAAAAAGTTGGATCTTTAATTGCCGAAGCTATGGATAAAGTAGGAAATGATGGAGTTATTACAGTAGAAGAAGGAACAGGATTACAAAACGAATTAGAAGTAGTTAAAGGAATGCAATTTGATAGAGGTTATTTATCTCCATATTTTATCAATAAACCTGAAACAGGAATAGTAGAATTAGATAATCCATATATTTTAATGGCAGATAAAAAAATATCTAATATTAGAGAATTACTACCTATATTAGAAGCTGTAGCAAAATCAAGTAAACCTTTATTAATTATTTCTGAAGACCTAGAAGGAGAAGCTTTAGCTACTTTAGTAGTAAATTCTATGCGAGGAATAGTAAAAATAGCAGCAGTAAAAGCTCCTGGTTTTGGAGACCGTAGAAAATCTATGCTGCAAGATATTTCTATTCTAACTTCTGGATCTGTGATATCTGAAGAATTAGCTATGAATTTAGAAAAAACTACACTAGAAGATTTAGGTCAAGCAAAACGAGTGGTTATAACCAAAGATACTACTACTATTATCGGCGGAATCGGTAAAAAATCCGACATTAAAAATAGAATAGCTCAAATAAAGCAAGAAATTCAAGAAGCAACTTCTGATTATGATAAAGAAAAATTAAATGAAAGACTAGCTAAACTATCTGGTGGAGTAGCAGTATTAAAAGTAGGAGCTGCAACAGAAGTAGAAATGAAAGAAAAAAAAGCAAGAGTTGAAGACGCATTACATGCTACTAGGGCAGCAGTAGAAGAAGGTGTAGTACCTGGTGGTGGAGTTGCTTTAGTTAGAGTTGCACAAAAAATATCTAAAATATCTGGTCAGAATGAAGATCAAAACGTAGGAATAAGAGTGGCTGTAAAAGCAATGGAAGCGCCTTTAAGACAAATTGTCTCTAATTCAGGTGAAGAACCATCTGTCGTAACTAATAACGTAAAAGATGGAAAAGACAATTACGGATATAATGCAGCTACTGATGAATATGGAGATATGATTAAATTTGGAATATTAGACCCTACAAAAGTTACTAGATCGGCATTACAGTATGCTGCTTCTGTAGCTGGACTAATGATTACAACAGAATGTATGGTCACTGATTTACCAAAAGAAGAAAAATCAGATATAAGTTCTCCTGCCGCTGGTGCTGGAATGGGTGGAATGGGCGGTATGATGTAA
- a CDS encoding co-chaperone GroES — protein sequence MNIRPLYDRIIVKPQEIESKSAGGIVLTGSAAGKSTRGKVLAVGKGKILDNGNLQKLEVKVGDTVIFNEGYGSKTEKINNEDVLILNESDILAIVE from the coding sequence ATGAACATTCGTCCATTATATGATCGAATTATAGTGAAACCTCAAGAAATCGAATCAAAATCAGCAGGTGGAATAGTTTTAACAGGATCAGCAGCAGGGAAATCTACTAGAGGAAAAGTTTTAGCTGTAGGAAAAGGTAAAATATTAGATAATGGAAACTTACAAAAACTAGAAGTAAAAGTTGGAGATACTGTTATTTTTAACGAAGGGTACGGATCCAAAACTGAAAAAATTAATAATGAAGATGTATTAATTCTAAATGAAAGTGACATATTAGCAATTGTAGAATAA
- the yidC gene encoding membrane protein insertase YidC — translation MHLKRNIFILMFLCIILYSFQIYKNYFSQNFIKNKTILNYENNITKKNTCILKNSEKKNIIYLKNDVICASINTIGGNIEKVSLLKYKKELNSNKPFELLTKKSNFIYQANSKIIGNDSPDSSINCKDKPVYKIDKNFFYLKNLDKNKKYIPLIWESKNHSLYIKTFILNKGDYRIKVEYNIYNYNKNINISTLNKLQQNINIQNTNFNYNSIFSKNTYRGSAYSSDMHKFQKKSFEDIKTHNTSIIHTKNGWIAMIQQYFCTAWIPSNKENNIFFKKTIKKNQVSINCQSDLVPINKNFCHKISSSLWVGPEIQKEMKHIAPYLDFTVDYGYLWFFAKPLFKLLNFFFKLVNNWGWAIILTTLTIRTIMYPLTKVQYISSEKFRSLQPKIEEIKKKYKNNKKKLNEKIISLYNTEQINPIRSFIPTLLQMPLFLSLYTMLVASVELRHANFILWINDLSSKDPYFVLPIFMGLTMFYIQKISNTNNSNSIQSKYTLLIPIILTCFFLCFPSGLVLYYTVNNLITIIQQKFILNKLKN, via the coding sequence ATGCATTTAAAACGTAATATTTTTATTCTAATGTTTTTATGTATAATTTTATATTCTTTTCAAATATACAAAAATTATTTTTCTCAAAATTTTATAAAAAATAAAACAATATTAAACTATGAAAATAACATAACAAAAAAAAATACATGTATTTTAAAAAATTCGGAAAAAAAAAATATTATTTATCTTAAAAATGATGTTATTTGTGCTTCTATAAATACTATAGGAGGAAACATTGAAAAAGTATCTCTACTTAAATATAAAAAAGAACTAAACTCAAATAAACCGTTTGAATTATTAACAAAAAAATCAAATTTTATATACCAAGCAAATAGTAAAATAATAGGAAATGATAGCCCAGATAGTTCTATCAACTGTAAGGACAAACCAGTTTACAAAATAGATAAAAATTTTTTTTATTTAAAAAACTTAGATAAAAACAAAAAATATATACCATTAATTTGGGAAAGTAAAAATCATTCACTATATATTAAAACTTTTATCCTTAATAAAGGAGATTATAGAATAAAAGTAGAATATAACATATATAACTATAATAAAAATATAAATATATCTACACTTAATAAATTACAACAAAATATAAATATTCAAAATACAAATTTTAACTATAACTCTATCTTCTCTAAAAATACATATAGAGGATCAGCCTACTCTAGCGACATGCATAAATTTCAAAAAAAAAGTTTTGAAGATATAAAAACACACAATACTTCAATAATACATACAAAAAATGGTTGGATAGCTATGATTCAACAATATTTTTGTACAGCATGGATTCCTAGTAATAAAGAAAATAATATTTTTTTTAAAAAAACTATAAAAAAAAATCAAGTTTCTATAAATTGTCAGTCAGACTTAGTACCTATAAACAAAAATTTTTGCCATAAAATATCATCTTCATTGTGGGTTGGACCGGAAATTCAAAAAGAAATGAAGCATATAGCTCCATACTTAGACTTTACTGTAGATTATGGATATTTATGGTTTTTTGCCAAACCGTTATTTAAACTATTGAATTTCTTTTTCAAATTAGTTAATAATTGGGGTTGGGCTATTATTTTAACAACATTAACTATTCGAACTATAATGTATCCTTTAACTAAAGTTCAATATATCTCTTCAGAAAAATTCCGTTCATTACAACCAAAAATTGAAGAAATAAAAAAAAAATATAAAAATAATAAAAAAAAACTCAATGAAAAGATTATATCTTTATATAATACAGAACAAATAAATCCTATCAGAAGTTTTATTCCAACATTACTTCAAATGCCGTTATTTCTATCTCTGTATACTATGTTAGTAGCGTCAGTAGAACTAAGACATGCTAATTTTATATTATGGATTAATGATTTATCTTCTAAAGACCCATATTTCGTACTTCCAATCTTTATGGGATTAACTATGTTTTATATTCAGAAAATATCAAATACTAATAATTCAAATTCTATTCAATCAAAATATACTCTACTTATACCTATAATATTAACTTGCTTCTTTTTATGTTTCCCATCTGGTTTAGTTTTATACTATACAGTTAATAACTTAATCACAATTATTCAACAAAAATTTATTTTAAATAAATTAAAAAATTAA
- the efp gene encoding elongation factor P, which yields MSENYTAKFKQGTKIVLNNEPYIIINSTFVNPGKGQAFVRITLKQLCNGKKIEKTCKNTDSLPIANIKNIIVYYLYKNYKSLFFMEKTNFEEYSIDRKLLKENEKWIIPETEYQATIWNEKLITVIPNNFINLYVVQTSPYYKKKSITSGNKLAKLNTGATIKVPLFIKTGDKIKIDTRSSQYVSRIK from the coding sequence ATGTCAGAAAATTATACAGCTAAATTTAAACAAGGCACTAAAATAGTTTTAAATAATGAACCATACATAATAATTAATAGCACATTTGTAAATCCAGGAAAAGGACAAGCATTCGTTAGAATAACACTCAAACAACTTTGTAATGGAAAAAAAATAGAAAAAACTTGTAAAAATACTGATTCATTACCTATTGCTAACATAAAAAACATTATAGTATATTATTTATACAAAAATTATAAATCATTATTTTTTATGGAAAAAACTAATTTTGAAGAATATTCAATAGATAGAAAATTATTAAAAGAAAATGAAAAATGGATTATACCTGAAACAGAATACCAAGCTACCATTTGGAACGAAAAACTTATTACAGTAATTCCGAATAATTTTATAAATTTATATGTTGTTCAAACTAGTCCATACTATAAAAAAAAATCTATTACTTCAGGAAATAAATTAGCAAAATTAAATACAGGAGCAACTATCAAAGTTCCATTATTTATTAAAACAGGAGATAAAATTAAAATAGATACTAGAAGTTCTCAATATGTTTCAAGAATAAAATAA
- a CDS encoding DnaT-like ssDNA-binding domain-containing protein, with product MSINLIVSNIVTFELFCKDPKKYLRLGNESGIVEIKKNKPIMYVVSASLLNKLVSITYKEYFSESVRNSKKLLIDFEKKKSVPFFTVEKKFKMYDEWVPDDNFIKKSLIWGINLITPVTESELSFFVSYWKAEGRYFYHIQWQQKLAQSLDYSRNKSFILEKKEKSIFEKESYLSNEVPIGFREK from the coding sequence ATGTCAATTAATTTGATTGTGTCAAATATAGTAACATTTGAACTTTTTTGTAAAGATCCTAAAAAATATTTACGTTTGGGAAATGAATCGGGTATTGTTGAAATAAAAAAAAATAAACCGATTATGTATGTAGTTTCTGCTAGTTTGTTAAATAAGTTAGTATCTATAACATATAAAGAGTATTTTTCAGAGTCAGTAAGAAACAGTAAAAAATTATTAATAGATTTTGAAAAAAAGAAAAGTGTGCCTTTTTTTACAGTTGAAAAAAAATTTAAAATGTACGATGAGTGGGTTCCTGATGACAATTTTATAAAAAAATCGCTAATTTGGGGAATTAATCTGATTACTCCTGTCACGGAATCAGAATTATCTTTTTTTGTTTCTTATTGGAAAGCAGAAGGACGTTATTTTTACCATATACAGTGGCAGCAAAAATTAGCACAAAGTTTAGACTATAGCAGGAATAAGAGTTTTATATTAGAAAAAAAAGAAAAAAGTATTTTTGAAAAAGAGTCTTATTTGAGCAATGAGGTTCCAATTGGTTTTAGAGAAAAATAA
- the rpoH gene encoding RNA polymerase sigma factor RpoH gives MTKKFTLLSNPNLGNLDSYIRSANLWPMLSLQEEKELSKKFFYLKDLEAAKILILSHLRFVIHIARNYSGYGLLQADLIQEGNIGLMKSVRRFNPEIGVRLVSFAVHWIKSEIHEYVLRNWRIVKVATTKSQRKLFFNLRKNKKRLGWFNSKEIEIVANELGVSVEDVKEMESRMSAQDVAFNTLPEEEYGDIKTKSILPHLKDNSSNFANTVEKDDWEKHAVNKLSNALLKLDERSRYIIHVRWLYEKKLTLQKIANDYGISAERVRQLEKNAIKKLRNEIKD, from the coding sequence ATGACAAAAAAATTTACACTATTATCAAATCCGAATCTAGGTAATCTTGATTCTTATATTAGATCTGCTAACTTGTGGCCTATGTTATCATTACAAGAAGAAAAAGAATTATCTAAAAAATTTTTCTATCTTAAAGATTTAGAAGCTGCAAAAATTTTAATTTTATCTCATTTAAGATTTGTTATTCATATTGCTAGAAATTATTCTGGATATGGATTACTTCAAGCAGATCTAATACAAGAAGGAAATATTGGTTTAATGAAATCTGTTCGAAGATTTAATCCAGAAATAGGAGTCAGATTAGTGTCTTTTGCAGTACATTGGATAAAATCTGAAATACATGAATATGTATTACGAAATTGGAGAATAGTAAAAGTAGCTACAACAAAATCTCAAAGAAAACTATTCTTTAATCTTAGAAAAAATAAAAAAAGGCTAGGTTGGTTTAACTCTAAAGAAATAGAAATAGTAGCCAATGAATTAGGTGTAAGCGTGGAAGATGTAAAAGAAATGGAATCAAGAATGTCTGCACAAGATGTAGCGTTCAATACTCTACCTGAAGAAGAATACGGTGATATAAAAACAAAATCTATTCTTCCTCATTTAAAAGATAATAGTTCTAACTTTGCAAATACAGTAGAAAAAGATGATTGGGAAAAACATGCAGTAAACAAATTAAGCAATGCTCTTTTAAAATTAGACGAACGTAGTCGATATATTATTCATGTAAGATGGTTATATGAAAAAAAATTAACATTACAAAAAATAGCTAACGACTATGGTATATCAGCAGAAAGAGTTCGACAACTCGAAAAAAATGCTATTAAAAAGCTAAGAAACGAAATAAAAGACTAA
- the ftsY gene encoding signal recognition particle-docking protein FtsY translates to MSKKNYNNFFSWLWYKKKKNNNKPEENQKQNKQEETTKDGIKISKNTIIIKKRNKITENEIKNKNIQNLNNNNQKQSIQLTQPSNKTLDNQKQKLSTTSLNNNIYKSIKNKKNEHRYNNVFQSLQFSLKKTKNYLEKKIKKIFFSNQENNHLFESIEEMLLLSDFGVNTTANIIKSLKKEIHKNNTADKSEIFLILKKILLNILNKSSEKKTKINQKKPKIILIVGVNGVGKTTTIGKLAYKLKKSGNSIMLAAGDTFRAAAVDQLQIFGKKNKVPVIYNRIGTDPSAVIYDSIQAAKAKKIDVLIADTAGRLHNKQHLMEELKKIIRIIKKYNLSSSPEITLVIDACSGQNTLQQVKLFNNTINVNNIIVTKLDGTAKGGIIFAISDQFSIPINYLGFGEKIYDLQEFNKQKFIEFLFEKNKN, encoded by the coding sequence ATGTCTAAAAAAAACTATAATAATTTTTTTTCTTGGTTATGGTATAAAAAAAAAAAAAATAATAATAAACCAGAAGAAAACCAAAAACAAAATAAACAAGAAGAAACAACAAAAGATGGAATAAAAATTTCAAAAAATACGATTATTATAAAAAAAAGAAACAAAATAACAGAAAATGAAATAAAAAACAAAAATATACAAAATTTAAATAATAATAATCAAAAACAATCAATACAACTTACTCAACCCTCTAATAAAACATTAGATAATCAAAAACAAAAACTATCTACTACATCGCTGAATAATAACATTTATAAAAGTATAAAAAATAAAAAAAATGAACACAGATATAATAACGTATTTCAATCATTACAATTTTCTTTAAAAAAAACAAAAAATTATTTAGAAAAAAAAATAAAAAAAATTTTCTTTTCTAATCAAGAAAACAATCATTTATTCGAATCCATTGAAGAAATGCTATTATTATCCGATTTTGGAGTAAATACTACTGCTAATATTATTAAATCCTTAAAAAAAGAAATACATAAAAATAATACTGCTGATAAATCTGAAATTTTTCTTATTCTAAAAAAAATTCTACTAAATATTTTGAATAAATCTTCAGAAAAAAAAACAAAAATAAACCAAAAAAAACCAAAAATAATATTAATAGTAGGAGTTAATGGAGTAGGGAAAACTACTACTATTGGAAAATTAGCATATAAATTAAAAAAATCAGGAAATTCAATAATGTTAGCTGCAGGAGATACTTTTAGAGCTGCAGCTGTAGATCAATTACAAATTTTTGGAAAAAAAAATAAAGTGCCAGTTATTTATAATAGAATAGGAACTGATCCTTCTGCAGTTATTTATGACTCTATTCAAGCTGCAAAAGCAAAAAAAATAGATGTTTTAATCGCCGATACTGCAGGCAGATTACATAACAAACAACATCTTATGGAAGAATTAAAAAAAATCATTAGAATAATAAAAAAATATAATCTATCATCTAGCCCTGAAATTACTTTAGTAATAGATGCATGTAGTGGACAAAATACACTACAACAAGTGAAATTATTTAATAATACAATTAATGTTAATAATATTATCGTTACTAAGTTAGACGGAACAGCAAAAGGAGGAATTATATTTGCTATATCTGATCAATTCTCTATTCCTATTAATTATCTTGGATTTGGAGAAAAAATTTATGATTTACAAGAATTTAATAAACAAAAATTTATTGAATTTTTATTTGAAAAAAATAAAAATTAA